The Candidatus Thiothrix anitrata genome includes the window CCCCTCCGGTCTGCAACAAGCCTCGCGCAAACTCATTATCATCCTAACCATCGTGGGTTTGACATTCGCCACGCTATTAGTATTGCTGGGCTGGCTGTGGGACGGACGGGCGTTTCTGGACAGTTTGTTGTCGGGCATTGCGCTGGCAATGGCGATTTTGCCGGAAGAAATCCCCGTCATCCTGACCGTGTTTCTGGCCTTGGGTGCATGGCGTATTTCCAAGCAAAAGGTCTTGACTCGGCGGGTATCAGCGGTCGAAGCCTTGGGCGCAATCACGGTACTGGCGGTGGACAAAACCGGCACGCTCACCCAAAACCGCATGAAGATGGAAGAACTGGTGGCGGTGGGTGAAACTTTCCGCAATGAAGGCGCAAACGCCCTGCCAGAGACATTTCATGAACTCGCCGAATTCACCCTGTTAGCCACGCCGCTCGACCCTTTCGACCCGATGGAAAAAGCCATTCAGACCTTCGCCCAGCAATGGTTGAAGGACACGGAACATTGGCATTCACAAGTACCCGAATTTCAGTACGATTTGTCGGCGGAAATACTGGCAATGACGCAGGTATTTTCCAGCAATGACCCCAACACGCATTTGCTGGCGTGCAAAGGTGCGCCCGAAGCAGTGGCGGATTTGTGCCATTTGCCTGCCACAGAACGCGACATTATCCATCAGCAAGTGCTGAGCATGGCTGAGCGCGGTTTGCGCGTATTGGGTGTCGCCAAAGGTCAATGGCAAAGCAAGGAATTGCCGCCCAGCCAACACGATTTCAGCTTTACGTTTCTGGGATTAGTAGGGTTTGTTGATCCGCCACGAGCAGAAGTACCCGCCGCGATTGCCGAATGCCGTGCCGCTGGGGTGCGCATTATCATGATGACAGGCGATCACCCCGCCACCGCACGGGCGATTGCGCAACAAGTCAACCTGAGTACCCGCACGGCGGTGATGACGGGCGCGGAAGTGGCGGCACTCAGCGATGCCGAATTGCACACACAATTGCAGCAAGTGGATATGTTCACCCGCTTGCAACCCGAACAAAAACTGCGGTTGGTACAGATACTGCAACAAAACGGTGAGGTAGTCGCCATGACCGGCGATGGCGTTAACGATGCCCCTGCACTCAAGACCGCCAATATTGGCATTGCCATGGGCGAACGCGGCACGGATGTCGCCCGCGAAGCTGCCGCCCTAGTGCTGCTGGATGACAGTTTTGCCAGCATTGTCGCGGCGATTCGGCAAGGGCGGCGCATTTACGACAATATCACCAAGGCCACCGCGTTCACCTTCGCGGTACACATGCCGATTATTGTGTTAGCACTGATTCCGGCGTTATTGCATTGGCCGATATTATTGCTGCCGGTGCATATCGTGTTGCTGGAATTGCTGATCGACCCAGCCTGTTCGATTGTGTTCGAGGCTGAACCGGAAGCGAGCGACATTATGACGCGCCCGCCGCGCAAACTTACCGATTCGCCGTTTGCGTTTAGCACGCTGCTTTATCCGATCATTCAAGGCATTGCGGTAGCGGAAGTGTTGCTATTAGGTTATTGGCTGATGGATGGGCAAGGCTTTCAGGCGGATGAAATACGCGGAGCCATGTTCATGGGCTTGGTGCTGGGTTTGTGCCTGCTCATTCTTGCCAATCGCAATGTAGCGCGGACATTGCTGCATGGTTTGACGGCAAGTAATCCGTGGGTTTGGCGGATGTTTGGGGCGGTGGGATTACTGCTCCTAGTGGTGTTTACCGTCCCCGTGTTGCGTGATGTTATGGGGTTTAGCGTTATGGGCGCACCCCAACTGGTCGCTGGCATGGCTCTAGTGCTGGGGATTGGCGTGTATTTAGAAATATTGCGCTGGGTCGGTGGTAAGGCGACTAGCCAGCACGTGATACGTTACTCCGCAAGGCCTTTATTTCATCCAGCAATTCCACCGCCAAAGCAGCACCTGCCAAATTAACACCTAAATCGCGCTGAAGCCGGATCACGGTACGCACCCTTACCAGACTATTGCCTGCAAACTGCCAACTCGTGGTGGTTTGCTGGTAGTCGATGGGTTCGATAATGCCCTCGTCGACCATTTCCAGCAGTTGTTCGGCTGGTAAAAAGCAAGAGCGGCACAATTCTTCCAGCGAAAACAGCGCGTCGTCTTCCAGAATTCTGCCGATGATTTCATTTAAAGCGGTTTGCATCACTCACACTCCCATCCCGGCACGCGGATTAAAAGGTTGTTCCAACGCCAATTCAGCGTACAGGGCTTTGGCTTTATCACTGAAAGTGGTCGGCATCACCACTTTCAATGTGACGTAAAAATCGCCGGGTGACTGTGCGGGAATGCCGCGCCCTTTCAAGCGTAACTTGCGTCCACTCGAAGAACCTGCGGGAATTTTCATATCCACTGCGCCATCCGGGGTAGGCACTGGAACGCTACCGCCCAAAGCAGCTTCCCACGGGGCAAGCGGCAATTCCAGATAAACATCAAGCTCTTCAACGCGGTATAACGGATGCGGGTTGAAAGCGATTTCCAGATACAAATCACCCGCCGCACCACCATTAATGCCGGGGCTGCCTTGCCCCTGCAAACGAATGTGCTGACCTTGCTTGACCCCTTTGGGGATTTTGACATTAAGGGTGCGTTCTTGCTGGAAAGCACGCAAATTCAAGCTGCGTGTCGCTCCCCGATAGGCATCTTCCAGATCAATCGACACCTTGAAGTGACTATCTTCACCCTGCATGGCTTGCGTTCGCCCTGCGTTATTACGCCCACGTTGAGCAAACAGATTGGCAAGGAAATCATCGAGTTCGGCTGACTGCCCCGTGGTTCCCGCAGCACCATTGGGCGGCGGACGAAAATCACGCTGGGCTTTCAAGTCTTCGCCCAACTGATCATAGGCAGCGCGTTTTTCCGGGTCTTTCAGGACTTCGTAGGCTTCGCCCACTTCCTTAAACTGCTCTTCGGCATTCGCTTCCTTGCTAATGTCGGGGTGGTATTTACGCGCCAGTTTGCGGTAAACACGCTTAATATCATCCTGCGTGGCTGCTTTGGTCAAACCCAGAACTTGGTAATAATCCTTGTATTCCATCACACACTCTGCCGTTAAATAGAATTAATCATCCATTACCATAATGGTGTATTTTCAGTTAATCGTTATGATAAGACCGTATTTTCCATACCACAAAAATCAAAACCAGTGCGATTAATACAACAGCGGCTAATAAAATGATCCACAGAAATTGACCAACATAAGCAGCCATTAACAGCGTCAACAATAATAGCGCACTCACCACATACAATTTCCAAGACACCAGCATTCCATCAACAAAAGTGGCGAAAGTCAGCATCAGTAACACTAGCAAGCCGGTCGTATCCACGTTGATGCGTCCTGCCTCAAGCAATCGGTAAATCACCGCCACGGAAACCAACGCCGCACCCCACAAAATAATCTGCTGATACAATAGCTTACCACCTTCGCGCAACCCCAGCTTTTGGGCGCGCCAGCTTCCCCAAGCGGTGGTCACTACCGCCAGTACGACCAGCATATAACTCCAGTAGCTGTAAGCACTATCAACCCGATAGTTAGTAATACCAATGCCTAGCATGGCAAAAAACGTGATTCCAACAAATAAGGCAGCATCAACTTTCAGTACGTGTTTGAAGGTTGTGCCCGCTGTTGCCGCAGGTGGTGATATGTGCGGTTCATTAATCGCAGTGTCCATGATTTTTTCCTTTAACGAATATATAAATGGCTATCGCGTTTCATAAAAACTGCTTAAATTAAGCCATAAATCTCAGAAATCCCGCCCTAAGATGAAATACGCTTGATGGTCAGCCCCTTGCGTCTTGCGCACCCCGACAAACGCAGGGCCAATGGGCGTTTCGCCACCAACAAAAACCGTGCCCGAATTCCGCAAGCCATCCAAATCGACCGCATCACGCTGCTGCCATGCTTGACTGACACCCACTGAAGCCCCTATATGCACTTTGGCTATTTCTGGAATTTCAGCAACTTGGCGCATATAGGTGACAGAACCTGCTACAGTTTCATTGCCAATCAACGGGGCATTATCAGAAAACACCAAATGCCCGGTTTGCAGCGCGTGAGTTTCTAAGTTATTGCCGCTATCCAGCACCGCCGTCCCATTCTTAGTCGTTGCCACTGCCCGCCCACTGGCGATAAAGCGGTGCTTGTCATGCACGCTCCAAACCCGGTCGGCTTCCAATTCAATGCGGTTAAAATTGTTGTCACTGCCCATCGCGGTAACGCCACGGGTATAAGCAGCAGTCAACTGACCGCCCTTGGTCGGGAAGTTAATCGAATCGAGCGTGTCAGCTTGGTATTGGAGTTTGACCCCAGCTTCTGTCAATGTTTTATCCGCTAGGATAGGTGTGTCATTTTTAGGCAGTGGCTTGGTCTTTTGATTAAAGACTCCCGCTCTAATTTCGCCGGAATTGCCGACCGGATGCCCAATATCCACCTGCACCCGCGCTTCCCGCGCCCGTATGTTGGCAACCTGCTGGGCATTATCCAAACTATTGGCATCGCGCTCTTGATACCATGCACGCGGGGCAACAAACGTACCGTCAATCCCTAACGGATGATAGATTTCCGCCTCGGCTAACAAACGTCGCCCGACCACCGCTTGGGCACGCAATTCAGTACCCGAATCCGTCAAGCCTTTCTGGACATATTTCACCCCAGCCTGATAGCGGGTATCACCATTAAAATCATCGCCCAACGAAAACCCTACGCTTATCCGATGTTCACCTTCGGTGGCCTTTTTCGCGATGACTTTCAAGCCATAATCCCCGGATGGAAGTTGAGTCAGCTTGTAATCCACCAAGCTGAAATACCCCAAGGTGTAGACGCGGTTCAGACCGTCCTGCAACCGCTGGTTATCCAAAACATCGCCAGGTTTGATATTGAGAGCCTTGCGTAAAATGCTTTCGCGCAGTGACGAGTCGTTTTCAATTTGCACACTGGCAACTTTGACCACCTCATCTATTGGGTGGGCTGGCGTTGCAAACTGGTTGGCATCACTGCCCAGACTACTTGCCAGACGTTGCAATGCAGCCAATTGGGTACGCGCACCTTTTTCACCGAGTGCCACCGTTTCAGCCACCCGCGTGAAATCAAGTCTGCCAACTTCACCAACGGGCGGCTGGATCAGGATGTCTTGCGGGGTCAGGCTTGCTAATTGCGCTTCGCTGGTTTTACGCACCAACAAATCCATCGACTGCAAGCTAATGTCTAATGCTGTATCCAGTTTGCGGGAATTGTCCGGTGGAATATTCGACACGATGAGAATGTCAGCACCCATCTGGCGGGCAATATCGACGGGGAGATTATTCGACACCAAACCATCCACCAGTAAACGGTTATCAAGGGTGACAGGTGCAAACAAGCCCGGAATCGACATGCTGGCACGCCCCGCACTCGCCAAATTCCCCTGTTTCAGCACCACCGCGTCACCCGTATGGATGTCAGTAGCAACCGCACGAAACGGAATCGGCAAACGGTCAAAATTGCTGATTTGCGCCACCGGAGCGAGTAAGCGACGCAGTTCAAAGATTAGTTTTTGCCCATCAATCAAACCGCTGGATAACTTGATACCGCGCTTGGATACCCCGGATTCAAACACCGTGAAAAAGTCTGCATTTTGCTGTTTTTGCTGGTAAGACTTGAGTTGATGCGAAGTGTCATCACTGAACAGCTTGCCCCAATCCAATGTTTTGGAAACCTGTTCAATTTCAGCAACACTCATCCCGGAGGCATACAGGCTACCAACCACCGCACCCATGCTGTTACCTGTAATCACATCCACCGGAATATGGTTGGCTTCCAGCACTTTCAAAACCCCCACATGGGCGATTCCGGCAGCACCGCCGCCGCCTAACACCAGACCAATTTTCGGGCGGGCGAGAGCCTCACTCGTGGGTAATAAAAAACACAGGAGCAGCGAAAAAACAGTCAATATAAGTTTCATCTTTATGAGTATAAGCCTCAATTCAACTATTCACCCAATTACCTGCTGCTCATACCTCTTCAAAAAATTCAATGACTTGCTATCCCAAGCAATAGAGAGCCTAATGAAAACAGACGCAGCCCTGTTAATGCATGGTGGCGACATCAAGGAAATAGCATCATGGAACATAATCCCCTGCAACGACTGACAATTTTTGGTCAGTCTATCTGGCTGGATTACATCAGGCGTGATTTGATCACCAGCGGTGAATTGCAACGTTTGATTGAAGAAGATGACCTGCGCGGCATCACCTCCAATCCCGCCATTTTCGAGAAAGCCATCACCGACAGCCACGCTTACGACACAGCCATTCGCGAGCTGGCACAGCAAGGCAACAATGCCGAAGCCATCTACGAAACCCTCAGCCAGCAAGACGTGCAAAGTGCCGCCGATGCCTTCCGCCCACTTTACGACCGCACCAACGGCAAAGATGGTTACGTTAGTTTGGAGGTCAACCCGCACCTTGCGCACAATACCGACGGCACATTGCAGGAAGCACGCCGCTTGTGGGCAGCCTTGAACCGCCCGAATGTCTTCATCAAAATCCCCGCGACTACCGCCGGATTACCCGCCATCCAGCAACTCATTAGCGAAGGCATCAACGTCAATGTCACCCTGCTGTTTGGTTTGCCACGCTATCGGCAAGTTGCCGAGGCTTACATCGCAGGCATTGAAACCCGCCTCGCGCAAGGCGAATCCGTGCAGCAAGTGGCTTGCGTCGCCAGTTTCTTTGTCAGCCGCATTGATGCGCTGCTAGACCCGTTGCTGGAAACCCCTGCCGCACAAGCATTACGCGGGCAAGTCGCCATTGCCAGCGCGAAAATCGCCTATCAAATCTACCAAGAAATCTTTAATAGTGATCGTTTTGGCATCTTGGAAGCACAAGGAGCAAACGTCCAACGGCTGTTATGGGCAAGCACCAGCAGCAAAAACCCCGCGTTCAGCGATATAAAATACGTCGAAGCACTGATCGGTGCGGATACGGTCAACACCCTGCCACTGGAAACCCTGAATGCCTACCGCGCTCACGGCGAACCTCAAGCGCGGCTCGA containing:
- a CDS encoding cation-translocating P-type ATPase, producing the protein MNKNLTGLTQAEAARRLAADGENMLPGSVPKSLFAIALSVFTEPMFLMLLGAGGIYFALGDRAEASFLLGFVFVVIGITLAQERKTQRALESLRDLSAPRALVVRDGQEIRIPGREVVRGDVLVLHEGDRIPADALLLDGQLSVDESLLTGEAVPVNKSPSTALYASTVVTKGVGLAEVSTIGVNTAVGRIGQALASTQEAPSGLQQASRKLIIILTIVGLTFATLLVLLGWLWDGRAFLDSLLSGIALAMAILPEEIPVILTVFLALGAWRISKQKVLTRRVSAVEALGAITVLAVDKTGTLTQNRMKMEELVAVGETFRNEGANALPETFHELAEFTLLATPLDPFDPMEKAIQTFAQQWLKDTEHWHSQVPEFQYDLSAEILAMTQVFSSNDPNTHLLACKGAPEAVADLCHLPATERDIIHQQVLSMAERGLRVLGVAKGQWQSKELPPSQHDFSFTFLGLVGFVDPPRAEVPAAIAECRAAGVRIIMMTGDHPATARAIAQQVNLSTRTAVMTGAEVAALSDAELHTQLQQVDMFTRLQPEQKLRLVQILQQNGEVVAMTGDGVNDAPALKTANIGIAMGERGTDVAREAAALVLLDDSFASIVAAIRQGRRIYDNITKATAFTFAVHMPIIVLALIPALLHWPILLLPVHIVLLELLIDPACSIVFEAEPEASDIMTRPPRKLTDSPFAFSTLLYPIIQGIAVAEVLLLGYWLMDGQGFQADEIRGAMFMGLVLGLCLLILANRNVARTLLHGLTASNPWVWRMFGAVGLLLLVVFTVPVLRDVMGFSVMGAPQLVAGMALVLGIGVYLEILRWVGGKATSQHVIRYSARPLFHPAIPPPKQHLPN
- a CDS encoding chaperone modulator CbpM, producing the protein MQTALNEIIGRILEDDALFSLEELCRSCFLPAEQLLEMVDEGIIEPIDYQQTTTSWQFAGNSLVRVRTVIRLQRDLGVNLAGAALAVELLDEIKALRSNVSRAG
- a CDS encoding DnaJ C-terminal domain-containing protein; this encodes MEYKDYYQVLGLTKAATQDDIKRVYRKLARKYHPDISKEANAEEQFKEVGEAYEVLKDPEKRAAYDQLGEDLKAQRDFRPPPNGAAGTTGQSAELDDFLANLFAQRGRNNAGRTQAMQGEDSHFKVSIDLEDAYRGATRSLNLRAFQQERTLNVKIPKGVKQGQHIRLQGQGSPGINGGAAGDLYLEIAFNPHPLYRVEELDVYLELPLAPWEAALGGSVPVPTPDGAVDMKIPAGSSSGRKLRLKGRGIPAQSPGDFYVTLKVVMPTTFSDKAKALYAELALEQPFNPRAGMGV
- a CDS encoding patatin-like phospholipase family protein, with protein sequence MKLILTVFSLLLCFLLPTSEALARPKIGLVLGGGGAAGIAHVGVLKVLEANHIPVDVITGNSMGAVVGSLYASGMSVAEIEQVSKTLDWGKLFSDDTSHQLKSYQQKQQNADFFTVFESGVSKRGIKLSSGLIDGQKLIFELRRLLAPVAQISNFDRLPIPFRAVATDIHTGDAVVLKQGNLASAGRASMSIPGLFAPVTLDNRLLVDGLVSNNLPVDIARQMGADILIVSNIPPDNSRKLDTALDISLQSMDLLVRKTSEAQLASLTPQDILIQPPVGEVGRLDFTRVAETVALGEKGARTQLAALQRLASSLGSDANQFATPAHPIDEVVKVASVQIENDSSLRESILRKALNIKPGDVLDNQRLQDGLNRVYTLGYFSLVDYKLTQLPSGDYGLKVIAKKATEGEHRISVGFSLGDDFNGDTRYQAGVKYVQKGLTDSGTELRAQAVVGRRLLAEAEIYHPLGIDGTFVAPRAWYQERDANSLDNAQQVANIRAREARVQVDIGHPVGNSGEIRAGVFNQKTKPLPKNDTPILADKTLTEAGVKLQYQADTLDSINFPTKGGQLTAAYTRGVTAMGSDNNFNRIELEADRVWSVHDKHRFIASGRAVATTKNGTAVLDSGNNLETHALQTGHLVFSDNAPLIGNETVAGSVTYMRQVAEIPEIAKVHIGASVGVSQAWQQRDAVDLDGLRNSGTVFVGGETPIGPAFVGVRKTQGADHQAYFILGRDF
- the tal gene encoding transaldolase → MEHNPLQRLTIFGQSIWLDYIRRDLITSGELQRLIEEDDLRGITSNPAIFEKAITDSHAYDTAIRELAQQGNNAEAIYETLSQQDVQSAADAFRPLYDRTNGKDGYVSLEVNPHLAHNTDGTLQEARRLWAALNRPNVFIKIPATTAGLPAIQQLISEGINVNVTLLFGLPRYRQVAEAYIAGIETRLAQGESVQQVACVASFFVSRIDALLDPLLETPAAQALRGQVAIASAKIAYQIYQEIFNSDRFGILEAQGANVQRLLWASTSSKNPAFSDIKYVEALIGADTVNTLPLETLNAYRAHGEPQARLEQGVAEARQVLAQLPALGIDLDQLTQQLEDEGVNKFNKPFDKLLNILAQRIAT